The Vanessa atalanta chromosome 2, ilVanAtal1.2, whole genome shotgun sequence DNA window tatcattgatatattttatactgttaataaaacaacataaagaaagaaattataaaaattaaaaaggcaaAAACAAgtgatgataaaattataaactcgTATTTAGATTGAAATTCAATTGgtaaaaaagacatttttttaaattaaataaaagtaaattggtATGTAgcgtaacattttaataaatcttaagttatatttatgaacCACATTTTAAGCTGCAGATAcctagtaagtaaataaattttatccttTCCAGTTGGTGGCTATAAACTCGGCAACCTCATAATTGAGGGTAAAACCAAACAAGTCTTCGACCTCCCTGAAGTTCCTGATCACTGTCTTCTACTCAACAAGGACAGAATTACAGCTGGCGATGGCGTTAAAGCACACGACATGGAGGGCAAAGCTGCCATATCAAACCAAACTAATGCTAAAGTTTTCGAGATACTCAAGGCTACAGGTAAGTCTGAAATTATAGGAATTTTCCATCTGTTTCAGTAATAAATTTCAaggtaatatcaaaatatataataagaaaagactcatttttgatactatttaaaacataaatcagTACGCTTTAGATAATTCAATTATCTGACCAAAAATGTGTCGGcataaattgaaatgttaacTTGGATTAGATTCATACATTAAACTGTAAAGTGTATAATGGTGACAGATGAGTTTTTAAAAACTGCTATAGATGTAAAATACATTGTCAAAAATATAGAATGGATTCTCGTAgaagatataaattatgtaatttatgtatCTGGCAACCCTAAATGTAAATAATCGAAAATTTATGGTGTATTTCATTACTGATAATTCTGTTGACTTTCGTGACCCTTAAGTAGAAAATAAAACGTGATAATCTTTTGCACgtcattattatgaaataattgtgttgtattacttcattttaaatatagataccGAATCGCGATGTCAATAGTCCACAACACAGTCACAAATGATAAAGACTGttgattaaaatttgtttatcgaCATATTTTTCAAAGCACTCATGTATTAAGATTGATCGATGATGATAACTGGAAGAGGCATATTCTTATTAGTTAAATTTCTTGTGGCAATGTGTGGCTGCGCACTATTTTTCgaaataacttaattatgttCATCATGATAAAACTTCGGTTAAAGCTATTTATTACCTGACCATATTGCTaatcttaaatattagtaagagtgtgaaatttttactttttattgtaaaattaatttataacaacaaCTATTGCTATCAATATATAAAGTTCAAACGTTTTAATAACTGGCtaactacttatttaataagaaaatgaaaTGGGGACTGaagaatttagaaataatattatttaacataccCGAccgaaacaatatttatagtttagaaAATTATAAGCGTAAatgattctatttaaaattacgaaatGGCATATTAATTGATTTCGCCAGGACAAATATTACAAGCCACATTGAAGAGAAAGAGTGGCATTGTATTTGAAGCTAGTTCGACAGCAATACCTCATCATGTGTTTTATTCGATGTACAAATAAAagatcaaagttttttttttttttaaatattagtcatACAATAATCTCTATTTTAATTCCatgattattactttaaattatttgttataaagggCGCCTGAATAATTGAGTTTAATACTCATTTTAGGTATTAAAACCGCCTTCGTAAAAATCGCTTCGCCTACCGCTTTTCTTTCTAAGAAATGCGATATGGTTCCCATTGAGTGGGTCACAAGGCGGTTGGCAACTGGTTCGTTTTTGAAGCGCAACCCTGGCGTACCTGAAGGATTCCGGTTCACTCCACCGAAACAGGAGACCTTCTTCAAAGATGACGCGAACCACGACCCCCAGTGGTCAGAAGAGCAGATCGTGTCCGCTAACTTCAAAATTAATGGATTACTTATTGGTAAGTTTCTATTAAgccgtaaaatattttcttaaaatatagaagtaaatatatacatatatatctatatcgcTGCGTATCTTATTATCGCTGCGTTGCGGACGTTGGGTATCCTAGCAAGGGcttataaagttatttcaagTGCTTAGTATTTATGAGGAATATATGAAatggtatttttattgaagaatAATCAGGTGATCTTTTCTTCCACAGGCCAAGATGAAGTGGACTACATGCGCAAAGTCACAATTTTGGTTTTCGAGATTTTGGAAAAGGCTTGGGCGTTGAGAGATTGCGCTCTCATTGATATGAAGATTGAATTTGGAGTCGATAGTAATGGTAATGTCGCAGTAACTCATTACATAATTCTTGAAGAATATGCGTTCTTGAAGAATATACTAGACTTACGCCCTTTTTCTTTTCAGGTAATATTCTTTTAGCTGACGTCATTGACTCAGATTCCTGGAGGTTGTGGCCTTCTGGCGATAAGAGACTGATGGTTGATAAAcaggtatttaattataatattatctttaaaccTATAAAATTTCCTTATGAGGCGATTAGTTGGACAATGctgtgtcttcttctttcgaatggcAAATCAATGATAACAGACAGAGGAATTAGTGTTTAACTAAAAGTCCGCTaactagtaattaatttttcattacattatatttattgtttttacccAATTACCTCTGCActccattataataaaatccggATTGTTAATTCAACTAAAGTCACgggtattgtttaaataatcgttaaaatgtttccagaaaattaaaaatttaaataagtatagtaGTATATAAGTTTGAAAtcctatgtttttttattttatttaaaaccaacgaattaaaatatctatataccTAGTATAGCCAAGCTATATTTACCGGAGTCTTGGATaacaatctattttttattttaggtgtACAGAAATTTGGCAAATGTAACAGCAGCCGATCTTGACACAGTAAAACGTAATTTCAACTGGGTAAAGGATCAGTTGGACCACTTGAAACCAAACGTACACCACAAGGTTGTCGTGTTTATGGGCTCCCCGGCTGATCAGGAACATTGCCAAAAGATTGctaaaggtatttttttgtttcttccaaaaaaaaatgttttaaaaaatgatgtATATGATATTGTcacattaaacatataatttttattcttatagcTGCACGAGAACTTGGCTTAGACGTTGATCTTCGTGTCACTTCCGCTCATAAGGCAACTGAAGAAACCCTTCGCATTATGCAACACTATGAAGACACACACGGGGCCCTGGTTTTTATAGCCGTAGCTGGAAGATCAAATGGCTTAGGACCAGTGCTGTCTGGCAACACCTCATACCCTGTTATCAACTGCCCTCCACCGTCGGATAAACTTGTTCAGGTTAGTATAAAACTTTTGTTACaatactacaataaaaaaatgaataaaaaaacaccgtttactaaattaataaaatataccaaaaacaaTTGTCTGGTACTGTATAGCTaaactagaaaatatttttacaaagtaattaattatagtacttatgtcttttgatatttttaaaatatgtttat harbors:
- the LOC125068639 gene encoding multifunctional protein ADE2, with the translated sequence MSIPKEVGGYKLGNLIIEGKTKQVFDLPEVPDHCLLLNKDRITAGDGVKAHDMEGKAAISNQTNAKVFEILKATGIKTAFVKIASPTAFLSKKCDMVPIEWVTRRLATGSFLKRNPGVPEGFRFTPPKQETFFKDDANHDPQWSEEQIVSANFKINGLLIGQDEVDYMRKVTILVFEILEKAWALRDCALIDMKIEFGVDSNGNILLADVIDSDSWRLWPSGDKRLMVDKQVYRNLANVTAADLDTVKRNFNWVKDQLDHLKPNVHHKVVVFMGSPADQEHCQKIAKAARELGLDVDLRVTSAHKATEETLRIMQHYEDTHGALVFIAVAGRSNGLGPVLSGNTSYPVINCPPPSDKLVQDIWSSLSVPSGLGCATVIYPDSAALMAAQIIGLQDYLVWARLRVKQLDMAAALRVADKKMRNLNL